Proteins encoded within one genomic window of Amycolatopsis nigrescens CSC17Ta-90:
- a CDS encoding class I SAM-dependent methyltransferase, translating to MTLMDYRRHIRARFPWFADLLRFEWPHDPGRIERLSVLSNEFETDDGDGRGESYRRAQRDPMVRLVGISKLFCLAAGVESLDAIPPEWRLLDVLGGDGTLAKTFDSLRPGRGSTVITGDLAGNMITEALRAGLPAVRQQAQRLLLRDEVLDAVLVAYGSHHIPVEDRMDVCQEAYRVLRPNGRLVFHDFAEESRVAYWFSEVVDRYSRNGHEYPHFAPDQLRKHLDNAGFNVVDLDYVYDPFVVSAATPDAARRKMGRYLFDMYGLVGLAADGASEDETADRVWRLASDCFAYDYREIASARPEWKTEPTLRFDDRAGEYRAEVPRLALVAVGHKLSDRDSGNP from the coding sequence ATGACACTGATGGACTATCGGCGCCATATTCGGGCTCGCTTTCCGTGGTTCGCCGACCTGCTGCGGTTCGAGTGGCCGCACGATCCGGGCCGCATCGAGCGGCTGTCCGTGCTGAGCAACGAGTTCGAGACCGACGATGGCGATGGGCGAGGTGAGTCCTACCGGCGTGCGCAGCGCGACCCGATGGTGCGGCTCGTCGGCATCAGCAAGCTGTTCTGCCTCGCGGCCGGGGTGGAGTCGTTGGACGCGATCCCGCCGGAATGGCGGCTGCTGGACGTCCTCGGGGGTGACGGCACCCTGGCGAAGACCTTCGACAGCCTGCGCCCCGGCCGCGGATCGACCGTCATCACCGGCGACCTCGCCGGGAACATGATCACCGAGGCGCTGCGGGCCGGCCTGCCGGCGGTACGCCAGCAGGCGCAGCGGCTGCTCCTGCGCGACGAAGTGCTGGACGCGGTGCTGGTGGCCTACGGCTCGCACCACATTCCGGTCGAGGACCGGATGGATGTGTGCCAGGAGGCATATCGCGTGCTTCGGCCGAATGGCCGACTGGTTTTTCACGATTTCGCCGAGGAGTCCAGGGTCGCGTACTGGTTTTCCGAGGTCGTCGACCGGTACTCGCGCAACGGGCACGAGTATCCGCATTTTGCCCCGGACCAGTTGCGGAAGCATCTCGACAATGCCGGGTTCAACGTCGTCGATCTTGATTATGTCTACGACCCGTTCGTGGTTTCCGCCGCGACGCCGGATGCGGCGAGGCGGAAAATGGGCAGGTACCTGTTCGACATGTACGGCCTGGTCGGGCTGGCGGCCGACGGTGCGTCCGAAGACGAAACCGCGGATCGGGTGTGGCGGCTCGCCTCGGACTGCTTCGCATACGACTATCGCGAGATCGCGAGTGCCCGGCCGGAATGGAAAACCGAGCCGACGCTCCGGTTCGACGACAGGGCCGGCGAATACCGGGCCGAGGTTCCGCGCCTGGCGCTGGTCGCGGTGGGGCACAAGCTGAGCGATCGCGACAGCGGAAACCCCTGA